From a single bacterium genomic region:
- a CDS encoding SDR family oxidoreductase, with protein MALYLVTGGAGFIGSNIVEELVKKGEKIRILDDFSTGKRENIDGVKDSIELIEGDLRDWEIVKRVMAGVDFVLHQGALPSVERSIEDPLTTTKVNILGTLNVLSAAREAKVERLVYASSSSVYGDTPTLPKKEGMKANPQSPYAVTKLIGEEYCRIYYSIYGLETVCLRYFNVFGPRQDPGSQYAAVIPKFITLMLKGKSPPIYGDGEQSRDFTFIDNVVEANLQACTAKGAPGEVFNIAYGKRVTINELVERLNKILQTRIEPTYQSPRKGDVRHSLADISQARKTLHYSPEIGFDEGLEKTVQGFRGTFF; from the coding sequence TTGGCGTTATATTTAGTGACTGGCGGAGCCGGTTTTATTGGCTCAAATATTGTTGAAGAATTGGTTAAAAAAGGGGAGAAAATCAGAATATTGGATGATTTCTCTACTGGTAAGAGAGAAAATATTGACGGGGTTAAAGATAGTATCGAGCTCATTGAAGGAGACCTCAGGGATTGGGAAATAGTTAAGAGAGTAATGGCGGGAGTCGATTTTGTCCTCCATCAGGGAGCTCTGCCCTCTGTAGAGAGGTCAATAGAAGACCCTCTCACCACTACTAAGGTTAACATCCTGGGGACATTGAATGTCTTATCGGCGGCGCGCGAGGCGAAAGTTGAAAGATTGGTTTATGCTTCTTCCTCATCGGTTTATGGAGATACTCCCACCTTACCTAAGAAAGAAGGAATGAAAGCTAATCCTCAGTCTCCCTATGCGGTCACTAAGTTGATTGGAGAAGAGTATTGTCGAATATACTATTCTATTTATGGACTGGAGACAGTTTGTCTGCGTTACTTTAATGTTTTTGGTCCCAGGCAGGATCCCGGTTCGCAATATGCAGCAGTCATTCCCAAATTCATCACTCTCATGTTGAAAGGCAAATCGCCTCCCATCTATGGTGATGGTGAGCAATCGAGGGACTTCACTTTTATAGATAACGTAGTAGAAGCTAATTTACAAGCATGCACAGCAAAAGGGGCACCGGGAGAAGTATTCAATATTGCTTATGGTAAAAGAGTCACTATAAATGAATTGGTAGAGAGGCTGAATAAGATTCTCCAAACCAGAATAGAGCCTACTTATCAGAGTCCAAGAAAGGGTGATGTGAGACATTCTTTGGCAGATATTTCTCAGGCTCGGAAGACTCTCCATTATTCACCTGAGATTGGGTTTGATGAGGGTCTAGAAAAGACTGTTCAGGGGTTTAGAGGTACCTTTTTCTAA
- a CDS encoding tetratricopeptide repeat protein has protein sequence MSIKLIIGVATVIVFVVLYFLLKGLLLSLSRKKKYRKVKDRIKRSIKPLSKEKRGEKRYSVSEYEECIRRTKDKNVKAWGKWLLAQFYHDNPHRQKDYLDKAIECYTDIMKEFSDYPFHEESLFRLGKLLFFEKLDHRKVCDVYQQLLKKYPRSKWVIVAKERVGLVRNNLTYPQALNDYILAEKYFERGKYEKSIQSLLDIIEKYPQSGLASEALYFLGDIYQFKLKDYSKAIDEYQNLIQEFPQSRFVANAQFKIAECCRKLEKWQEAIKAYEKFVKNYSQYGYSDYAQFYIGQCYEKLEDWKKAKDSYSLISANYTESIWTDIARNRIKYLDKHPGG, from the coding sequence ATGAGTATTAAGTTAATAATTGGCGTTGCAACAGTTATCGTCTTTGTTGTATTATACTTTTTGTTAAAAGGACTCTTACTCTCACTTTCCCGAAAAAAGAAGTATAGAAAAGTGAAAGATAGAATAAAGAGAAGTATAAAACCTCTCTCTAAAGAGAAAAGAGGCGAGAAAAGGTATTCGGTTTCTGAATATGAGGAATGTATCAGGAGGACTAAGGATAAGAATGTGAAAGCTTGGGGGAAGTGGCTTCTGGCTCAATTTTACCATGATAATCCCCACCGCCAGAAAGATTACCTTGATAAAGCAATTGAGTGCTATACAGATATAATGAAGGAATTTTCGGATTACCCTTTTCACGAAGAGAGTTTATTCCGCTTGGGAAAGCTTCTCTTCTTTGAGAAGTTGGATCATAGGAAAGTCTGCGATGTATATCAACAGTTACTCAAGAAATATCCACGCTCTAAATGGGTGATCGTTGCCAAGGAGAGAGTGGGGCTCGTTAGAAATAATCTTACCTACCCCCAGGCATTAAATGATTATATTCTTGCAGAAAAATATTTTGAACGGGGCAAATATGAAAAGAGCATCCAAAGTTTGCTCGATATCATTGAAAAATATCCCCAATCAGGACTGGCCAGCGAGGCCTTATATTTTCTGGGTGACATATATCAGTTTAAACTTAAAGATTACAGTAAAGCAATAGATGAATATCAGAATCTTATTCAGGAGTTTCCTCAGAGTAGATTTGTGGCCAATGCCCAATTTAAAATTGCCGAATGTTGTCGTAAACTGGAAAAGTGGCAAGAGGCAATTAAAGCCTACGAGAAATTCGTAAAAAATTACAGTCAATATGGCTATTCCGATTACGCCCAATTCTATATAGGGCAGTGCTATGAGAAATTGGAGGATTGGAAAAAGGCAAAAGATTCATATAGTTTAATTTCCGCTAATTATACTGAAAGCATATGGACTGATATTGCCCGTAACAGGATTAAATATTTAGATAAACACCCAGGAGGTTAA
- a CDS encoding TIGR04076 family protein — translation MAGKLVIKVVEIKGRCPVYRVGEMIVLDEGYKINLRETANICMHSLASIMPYYNALYNGVAPEKLGLANKDGKACVQCLDPCEITGGGTVVFEITTEEK, via the coding sequence ATGGCTGGAAAATTAGTAATCAAGGTAGTCGAGATTAAGGGAAGATGCCCGGTGTATAGGGTCGGGGAAATGATTGTACTTGATGAAGGATATAAAATAAACCTCAGAGAGACTGCCAATATCTGCATGCACTCTTTGGCTTCAATTATGCCTTATTATAATGCTTTGTATAACGGTGTTGCCCCGGAAAAATTGGGGCTTGCCAACAAGGATGGAAAAGCTTGTGTGCAGTGCCTGGACCCTTGCGAAATTACTGGTGGCGGAACTGTTGTATTTGAAATTACAACTGAAGAGAAATAG
- a CDS encoding cobalamin-dependent protein (Presence of a B(12) (cobalamin)-binding domain implies dependence on cobalamin itself, in one of its several forms, or in some unusual lineages, dependence on a cobalamin-like analog.), with the protein MISRKIEKILLIQPPYDILRIEPKTTHPPLGLAYLASVLEKDYEVKILDAVVEGFENEQVIDREFKRYGLHFDDIKREIEKFNPDVVGVSCLFSTQAENSHKVIKLAKEVNPDIITLFGGAHPSALPELVMEDGNIDFVIIGEGEHTARELLRALETGSGFLALDGLAFRENGRVRVLPKTNYIQHLDSLPFPARHLLLMEKYFKINTPMGTTTRRIPNTCLSTSRGCPANCIFCSIHTVWGRKYRPRPPENVISEMEFLIKEYGVKELQFYDDNLTFDRERAFRIFDEMIKKRLDLLWTTPNGVAIWALDEELLRKMRESGCYKISLGVESGDDYVLRRIIQKPLNLKKVKPIINFCRKLGMGIDAFFVVGFPGETKEQMEKTLRFARSLKVDNLSVTLATPHPGTRLYEICQKENYLRPGFNFKVIRSRRGQIDTPQFTAKEVEKMVSRVNFISRLELVFRSPAAFYERVVKRLFKEPKFFMALAYETIKKMFSLGGR; encoded by the coding sequence TTGATTTCCAGAAAGATAGAAAAAATATTACTGATCCAGCCACCGTATGACATTTTAAGAATTGAACCCAAGACCACTCATCCTCCACTGGGACTGGCCTATCTTGCTAGTGTCTTAGAAAAGGACTATGAAGTAAAGATACTTGATGCTGTTGTAGAAGGTTTCGAAAATGAACAGGTTATCGATAGAGAATTCAAGAGATATGGTCTACATTTTGATGACATAAAGAGAGAAATAGAAAAATTTAATCCAGATGTTGTGGGAGTTTCTTGTCTTTTTTCTACTCAGGCTGAAAATTCTCATAAGGTTATCAAGCTTGCCAAGGAAGTAAACCCAGATATAATTACACTATTTGGCGGAGCACACCCTTCGGCTCTTCCGGAGTTAGTAATGGAAGATGGCAATATTGATTTCGTCATAATTGGGGAGGGGGAGCACACTGCAAGGGAGTTACTTAGGGCGTTAGAGACAGGAAGTGGTTTTTTAGCGCTGGATGGATTGGCTTTCAGAGAAAATGGAAGAGTAAGAGTTTTACCGAAGACGAATTATATTCAACACCTGGATAGTCTTCCTTTTCCAGCGAGACATTTGCTTTTAATGGAAAAATATTTTAAAATAAATACTCCCATGGGAACAACAACTCGCAGAATACCGAATACTTGTCTTTCCACATCGAGAGGCTGTCCCGCTAATTGTATTTTCTGTTCTATCCATACGGTTTGGGGTAGAAAATATAGACCTCGTCCTCCAGAAAATGTAATAAGTGAGATGGAATTTTTGATAAAAGAGTATGGAGTAAAGGAATTACAATTCTATGATGACAACCTCACGTTCGATAGAGAGAGGGCTTTTCGGATTTTCGATGAAATGATTAAAAAAAGACTTGACCTGTTATGGACTACTCCCAATGGAGTTGCCATTTGGGCGCTGGATGAAGAATTGCTGAGGAAAATGAGGGAAAGCGGGTGCTATAAGATAAGTCTTGGGGTAGAATCTGGCGATGATTATGTTCTACGCCGTATAATTCAAAAACCCCTGAACCTCAAAAAGGTAAAGCCAATAATCAATTTCTGCAGAAAATTAGGGATGGGTATAGATGCATTTTTTGTGGTCGGTTTTCCTGGAGAGACCAAGGAGCAGATGGAAAAGACTTTGAGATTTGCCCGAAGTTTGAAAGTAGATAACCTGAGTGTTACTCTTGCTACCCCGCATCCAGGCACCCGTCTCTACGAAATTTGTCAAAAAGAAAATTATCTCAGGCCGGGTTTTAACTTTAAAGTCATCAGGTCTCGCAGAGGTCAAATTGATACCCCTCAGTTTACTGCTAAAGAAGTAGAGAAGATGGTCTCCAGGGTTAACTTTATTTCTCGCTTAGAACTCGTCTTCAGGAGTCCAGCTGCTTTTTATGAGAGAGTAGTAAAGCGACTATTTAAAGAGCCAAAGTTTTTTATGGCTTTGGCTTATGAAACTATTAAGAAAATGTTTTCTTTAGGAGGAAGATAA
- a CDS encoding glycosyltransferase family 39 protein has protein sequence MNKEKKYLIFIFVLALILRLTYVLFFPQLKIESDALQYDTIGWNLASGDGFSLEPGVPTPVRAPVYPFFLSLIYLVFGHSYLAVRLAQTIVSALTCLVIYWLGKEIFDEEMGRVTSLIIALYPVLISYTGFLLTETLFTFLLSITALFLVRAVKNRLGKYYAISGMLLGITTLCRATTMLFPFFIFVGLWAVYKVKIRAIVHFLIFLSMMVVVIIPWTVRNYFRFHTFLPVATGGGLTLWAGTYVPWDGKYQGVTTEPLRTMGEEYSPIELDKRLFKEGVRNIKERPIKYFIMSIKKFPRFWITSHSSVFGIDKPNSWYLRERQYFPLFVKFCLLLLHTVTLILGIIGVFLIRRQWKSCIIPLLLICFFTGHIFLVTIPRYHVPVLPYVFIFASVCLIKINKKIIESKVKLG, from the coding sequence ATGAATAAGGAAAAGAAATACTTAATTTTCATTTTCGTACTGGCATTAATCTTAAGGTTAACGTACGTCCTATTTTTCCCTCAGTTAAAAATAGAAAGTGATGCTTTGCAATATGATACTATTGGCTGGAATTTAGCTTCTGGTGATGGTTTTTCACTGGAACCCGGTGTGCCGACACCGGTTAGAGCGCCTGTGTATCCGTTTTTTTTGAGTCTGATTTATCTTGTATTTGGACACAGTTATCTGGCAGTAAGATTAGCACAAACAATAGTCAGTGCTTTGACTTGTTTGGTCATCTATTGGCTGGGAAAGGAGATTTTTGACGAAGAGATGGGTCGGGTCACTTCCTTAATTATAGCTTTGTATCCGGTTCTGATAAGTTACACTGGGTTTCTTCTAACGGAAACCTTGTTTACTTTTTTGCTATCTATTACAGCCTTATTTCTAGTGAGAGCAGTAAAAAATAGATTAGGTAAATATTATGCAATTAGTGGCATGTTGTTGGGAATAACAACTCTATGTCGAGCGACAACGATGTTATTTCCGTTTTTTATCTTTGTAGGATTATGGGCTGTTTATAAAGTAAAGATTAGAGCAATTGTCCATTTTTTGATTTTTCTTTCAATGATGGTTGTTGTAATAATTCCTTGGACGGTGCGCAATTACTTTCGGTTTCATACCTTTTTACCTGTTGCCACAGGAGGAGGATTGACATTATGGGCAGGTACTTATGTGCCCTGGGACGGTAAATATCAAGGAGTGACAACAGAACCCCTAAGAACCATGGGAGAAGAATATTCACCTATAGAATTAGATAAAAGGTTATTTAAGGAAGGAGTGAGAAATATCAAGGAGCGTCCAATAAAATATTTCATTATGTCCATAAAAAAATTTCCCAGATTCTGGATAACCAGTCATAGTAGTGTATTTGGCATTGACAAGCCGAATTCTTGGTATCTACGGGAACGTCAGTATTTTCCGCTTTTCGTGAAATTTTGCCTCTTACTTCTGCACACTGTTACGCTTATTTTAGGTATTATAGGAGTTTTCTTGATTAGAAGACAATGGAAGTCTTGCATAATTCCTTTATTACTGATTTGTTTTTTTACAGGGCATATTTTTTTGGTTACTATACCCCGTTATCATGTCCCAGTTTTACCTTATGTCTTTATTTTTGCTTCAGTATGTTTAATAAAAATCAATAAAAAAATTATAGAATCAAAAGTTAAATTAGGATGA
- a CDS encoding glycosyltransferase family 39 protein yields the protein MKKELEKIMASKLVINEYLFLIVLFSLASLLRILYAFYLKGNIPVSDAAGFDLLGINILKYGQYAFQPGIPTAHRAPIYPLFLSGVYFLFGHSYLAVRIIQSLIGSLTCVAVYFIGRRIANKNVGVIAAIICVFYPFFIYYTGYLLVETLFTFLLAVAVYCLITSVDKPDWKNLSLGGAFMGLAALCKPTAFAFVPFSALSFLVILGIRKVSTYRNIGIFLLFFTITLSPWVIRNHIVFRRIIPSTTQLGFALLDGSLLFDAEHQWRIEQEEQKNPILLKGKELNEIEQNNYFTKEALKFIRNNPKYMMKLALRKFLKFWRLYPHTENIYTYGQSKGLLVLLSLLSYGILLPFSLLGIIFSIKNWKRFTFFYGLILSFTIIHLIVWSQIRYRLPIMPYMIIFAAFSLNFILLKAKSLRLAKRLKI from the coding sequence ATGAAAAAAGAGCTCGAAAAAATTATGGCTAGCAAATTGGTAATTAATGAATACTTATTCTTAATAGTTTTATTTTCGTTAGCCAGTCTTTTGAGAATTTTATATGCCTTTTATTTAAAAGGAAATATTCCTGTCAGTGATGCTGCAGGATTTGATCTATTAGGGATAAATATTTTGAAGTATGGCCAATATGCTTTTCAACCCGGTATTCCTACAGCACACCGTGCACCTATATATCCACTTTTTCTATCAGGAGTATACTTTCTCTTTGGGCACAGTTATCTTGCAGTAAGGATAATTCAGTCATTAATTGGTAGTTTAACCTGCGTGGCGGTTTATTTTATTGGCAGGAGAATAGCAAATAAGAATGTGGGCGTTATTGCGGCTATTATCTGCGTATTTTATCCATTTTTTATCTATTACACGGGGTATTTACTTGTGGAGACATTGTTTACATTTCTCTTAGCGGTTGCTGTGTACTGCCTTATCACCAGCGTGGATAAGCCTGATTGGAAGAATCTTAGCCTGGGTGGGGCGTTTATGGGACTGGCAGCGCTGTGTAAGCCAACAGCCTTTGCTTTCGTTCCTTTCTCTGCTTTAAGTTTCTTGGTGATTTTGGGAATTAGGAAAGTGTCAACATATAGAAATATTGGGATCTTTTTGCTTTTTTTTACTATTACTTTGTCTCCTTGGGTTATTAGAAACCATATTGTTTTTAGAAGAATTATCCCGTCTACTACACAGTTAGGCTTTGCGTTATTAGACGGAAGCTTGCTATTCGATGCTGAGCACCAGTGGCGGATCGAACAGGAAGAGCAAAAAAATCCTATATTACTAAAAGGGAAAGAATTGAATGAAATAGAACAAAACAACTACTTTACCAAGGAGGCTTTAAAGTTTATAAGAAATAATCCAAAATACATGATGAAATTAGCCCTCAGGAAATTCCTTAAATTTTGGAGATTGTACCCGCATACGGAAAATATCTATACCTACGGGCAATCAAAAGGTCTGTTAGTTCTCCTTAGCCTTCTTTCTTATGGTATACTTTTACCTTTTAGCCTACTTGGAATCATCTTTTCCATCAAGAACTGGAAACGGTTCACATTTTTTTATGGTTTGATACTATCTTTTACTATTATACACCTGATTGTTTGGTCGCAAATCAGGTACCGCTTGCCGATTATGCCTTATATGATAATTTTTGCAGCATTCAGCTTAAACTTTATTTTGTTGAAAGCGAAATCGCTGAGATTGGCGAAGCGACTCAAAATTTAG
- a CDS encoding nucleotide sugar dehydrogenase, producing MELKEKIVRHKAKIGVIGLGYVGLPLAMEFSKAGFDVTGIEIDKDKVRMINRGESYIQDVKQSELEELVKNNKLKATMDFSVLKKMDAVSICVPTPLRKTKDPDISYIISAVEEVAKYLRPGQLVILESTTYPGTTREVILPRLEARNLQVGKDFFLVFSPERVDPGNKIYTIRNTPKIVSGITKKCTSIAVTLYEQIIDEVVPVSTTESAEMVKLLENTFRIVNVGLVNEIALICDRLKLDTWEVIDAAATKPFGFMPFYPGPGLGGHCVPVDPHYLSWKLKALNFYARFIELAGEINIKMPEFLVSKIDAALNERKKSIKGSKILILGVAYKSNVSDIRESPALDVMRLLKERGGKVVYNDPHVPQVEGLKSIPLTGSSLRNADCVVITTAHSDYDYKQIVENARLVIDSRNATKGIKSKKIVKL from the coding sequence ATGGAATTGAAAGAGAAAATTGTTCGGCACAAAGCTAAAATCGGGGTTATTGGGTTAGGATACGTTGGGCTTCCTCTGGCAATGGAGTTTAGTAAAGCGGGATTTGATGTTACTGGAATTGAAATCGATAAGGATAAAGTGAGAATGATTAATCGGGGAGAATCCTATATTCAAGATGTCAAGCAGAGCGAGTTAGAGGAGTTGGTAAAAAACAATAAACTGAAGGCAACGATGGACTTCTCAGTTTTGAAAAAGATGGATGCCGTAAGTATATGCGTGCCCACGCCTTTACGCAAGACGAAAGACCCTGATATCTCTTATATTATTTCTGCCGTTGAAGAAGTGGCTAAATATTTGCGCCCAGGACAACTGGTTATACTGGAAAGCACTACCTATCCAGGCACAACGAGAGAGGTAATTCTTCCCCGATTGGAAGCGAGAAATCTTCAAGTAGGAAAAGACTTCTTTCTGGTTTTCTCGCCGGAACGCGTAGACCCTGGCAATAAGATTTACACTATAAGGAATACACCAAAAATTGTAAGTGGTATCACAAAGAAATGTACCAGTATTGCTGTTACTCTCTATGAACAGATAATTGATGAGGTGGTTCCTGTCTCCACGACGGAATCTGCGGAGATGGTAAAACTTCTGGAGAATACCTTTCGCATTGTTAACGTGGGATTGGTTAATGAGATTGCCCTCATCTGTGATAGGCTGAAATTGGACACCTGGGAGGTGATAGATGCAGCGGCCACAAAGCCATTCGGTTTTATGCCTTTCTATCCAGGTCCTGGTTTAGGAGGCCACTGCGTACCTGTAGACCCCCACTATCTTTCCTGGAAACTGAAAGCTTTAAACTTTTATGCTCGTTTTATTGAACTGGCTGGTGAGATAAATATTAAAATGCCTGAGTTTCTGGTCAGTAAAATTGATGCTGCACTGAATGAGAGAAAGAAAAGCATAAAGGGATCTAAAATCTTAATCTTAGGGGTAGCCTACAAAAGTAATGTTTCGGACATTCGGGAATCCCCGGCTTTGGATGTTATGAGGCTTCTCAAAGAAAGAGGAGGAAAGGTCGTATATAATGACCCTCATGTGCCTCAAGTAGAAGGACTGAAATCGATTCCCCTGACGGGGAGTTCTTTAAGAAATGCTGATTGCGTGGTAATCACCACTGCCCATAGTGACTATGATTATAAGCAGATTGTAGAGAACGCAAGGCTGGTTATCGATTCCAGAAATGCAACCAAAGGAATAAAGAGTAAAAAGATAGTAAAACTGTGA
- a CDS encoding glycosyltransferase family 4 protein yields the protein MRSFNLLQVVPGLTVGGTEKMFVQFLPLFNKARYNLSVCCLKGRGALSTELKERDIKVEYLNMPRGPGFLILLDSFRAIIKLFYLMKKRKIDIVHSYLFRANILCRIAAKLAGVPVVISSMQGIEVTRMCPLLLEKVTSPLVDKFTAVSDAIRIYIIQKARIDPEKIVTIHNGIGLIEAKEAPIERKEFGLRPGVPIVGVVGRLAKEKGHEYLLNAVRIVIREYPQAHFLVVGDGAQRKELVNLAFDLGLKDHITFTGYRRNVLRVLALFDIFALATLWEGLSMVILEAMVMAKPVVTTNVAGNPEVVVDGVTGFLVAPRDAEGLAERILTLLKDENLRKRMGSAGRRRIEEKFTIERMVSETEKLYEELLVKKRGEKRGNKS from the coding sequence TTGAGATCGTTTAATTTACTACAAGTTGTGCCTGGTTTGACTGTGGGGGGGACGGAAAAGATGTTCGTTCAGTTCCTTCCATTGTTCAATAAAGCCAGGTACAATCTTTCAGTTTGTTGTCTAAAGGGTCGGGGAGCTTTGTCCACCGAGTTGAAAGAAAGGGACATTAAGGTAGAATATTTGAATATGCCCAGAGGTCCAGGTTTTTTGATTCTTCTGGACAGCTTTAGAGCTATTATCAAATTATTCTACTTGATGAAGAAGAGAAAAATTGATATTGTACACTCTTACCTATTCCGTGCAAATATATTATGCCGTATAGCTGCAAAATTGGCTGGAGTACCAGTGGTGATTTCTTCTATGCAAGGCATAGAGGTGACTAGAATGTGTCCTCTTTTGCTGGAGAAGGTAACTTCACCGCTTGTAGATAAGTTCACTGCAGTCTCGGATGCCATAAGGATTTATATCATTCAAAAAGCCCGCATAGACCCTGAAAAGATAGTGACTATCCATAACGGAATCGGGCTTATTGAAGCGAAAGAGGCACCAATAGAAAGAAAGGAATTTGGTTTAAGGCCAGGTGTACCAATTGTGGGTGTGGTGGGCCGATTGGCAAAGGAGAAGGGACACGAATATCTTTTGAATGCAGTCAGGATTGTAATCAGAGAATATCCCCAGGCACACTTTCTTGTTGTGGGAGATGGAGCCCAACGCAAAGAGTTAGTAAATTTGGCATTCGATTTGGGATTGAAAGACCATATTACCTTTACTGGATACAGGAGAAATGTCCTCCGCGTCTTGGCTCTTTTTGATATTTTTGCTTTAGCCACACTCTGGGAAGGTTTATCTATGGTGATTTTGGAAGCTATGGTAATGGCTAAGCCTGTAGTTACCACTAATGTGGCAGGAAATCCTGAAGTGGTAGTTGACGGAGTTACAGGATTTCTGGTAGCGCCTCGGGATGCAGAGGGTTTAGCTGAGCGGATACTAACATTATTAAAGGATGAGAATTTGAGGAAACGAATGGGCAGTGCGGGAAGAAGACGGATAGAGGAGAAGTTTACCATAGAAAGAATGGTAAGTGAAACCGAAAAACTTTATGAAGAATTACTTGTGAAGAAAAGAGGAGAAAAAAGAGGTAATAAATCTTGA
- a CDS encoding class I SAM-dependent methyltransferase — MIEAIQNLDRMAKTVNYNNWIYKIIKPFIGKRILEIGCGIGNMTKFFLDYEAIVAIDNSAECIEIMKSKFSHYKNLRIVNHDISNEGFGELREFNFDTVVCINVLEHIKDDLQALRHCYQLLKERGRLILFVPALKILYGTVDRADSHYRRYTRIELTKKLREAGFVIKKASYANFFGIFPWVLHSKILKRSLHPPRQMVFFDKFVPFFAFWEKLFLPPIGLSLLFVCRKG, encoded by the coding sequence ATGATAGAAGCGATTCAGAATTTAGATAGAATGGCGAAGACTGTCAATTACAATAATTGGATATATAAAATAATTAAGCCTTTTATTGGAAAAAGGATATTGGAGATTGGTTGCGGCATTGGAAATATGACCAAATTTTTTCTTGATTATGAAGCAATAGTCGCCATTGATAATTCAGCTGAGTGTATAGAAATTATGAAATCTAAATTCTCTCATTATAAGAACTTACGGATCGTCAATCACGACATATCCAATGAAGGGTTTGGAGAGCTGAGAGAGTTCAATTTCGATACCGTTGTTTGCATAAATGTGTTGGAACACATAAAAGACGACCTTCAAGCACTAAGACATTGCTATCAATTACTCAAAGAGCGGGGGAGATTAATTTTGTTTGTGCCCGCTCTCAAAATTCTTTATGGCACGGTTGACCGGGCTGATTCTCATTATCGGAGGTATACTAGGATTGAACTAACCAAGAAATTGAGAGAGGCTGGTTTTGTTATCAAAAAAGCATCCTATGCAAATTTTTTTGGAATTTTTCCATGGGTTTTGCACAGCAAAATCTTGAAGAGGTCGTTACATCCCCCCAGGCAGATGGTATTCTTTGATAAGTTTGTGCCCTTTTTCGCTTTCTGGGAAAAGCTGTTTCTGCCTCCTATTGGACTTAGTTTACTTTTCGTTTGCCGGAAAGGCTGA
- a CDS encoding glycosyltransferase family 2 protein, with protein MKLSVIMPVYNEKHTIKEIVRKVMNVNMEKEIIIVDDCSIDSTRDTLRRIDNNNIKVIYHDKNMGKGMAIRTGIKYVTGDIIIIQDADLEYEPEDYYELTRPIIEGKADVVYGSRELLKQNKWSYYRYAIGGRFLSWLTNLLYHSSITDEPTCYKVFKADILKSINLDCKKFEFCPEVTAKVLRRGIKIYEVPIHYYSRSIEQGKKIGLRDGLQAIWTLIKYRFIDKHSL; from the coding sequence ATGAAATTATCAGTCATAATGCCTGTTTATAATGAAAAACATACCATAAAGGAAATCGTACGCAAGGTAATGAATGTAAATATGGAGAAAGAGATTATAATTGTGGATGATTGTTCAATAGATAGCACGCGAGATACATTAAGGAGAATTGATAATAATAACATCAAAGTGATTTATCATGATAAAAATATGGGAAAAGGGATGGCGATAAGAACAGGGATTAAGTATGTAACCGGAGATATCATAATTATTCAAGATGCTGATTTAGAATATGAGCCCGAAGACTATTATGAATTGACCCGGCCCATTATTGAGGGGAAAGCAGATGTGGTATACGGGTCTCGAGAACTTCTTAAACAAAATAAATGGTCTTACTATCGGTATGCCATCGGAGGCAGATTCTTGAGTTGGCTGACAAATCTACTTTACCATTCGAGTATTACTGATGAGCCAACTTGTTATAAAGTATTCAAAGCTGACATTTTGAAAAGTATCAATTTGGACTGTAAGAAGTTTGAGTTTTGTCCTGAAGTCACAGCTAAGGTACTAAGAAGAGGTATTAAAATCTATGAAGTACCCATTCATTATTATTCGAGGTCAATAGAACAAGGAAAGAAGATAGGGTTGAGGGATGGATTGCAAGCGATATGGACCCTCATAAAATATCGTTTTATAGATAAACATTCTTTGTGA